In Pseudophryne corroboree isolate aPseCor3 chromosome 2, aPseCor3.hap2, whole genome shotgun sequence, the sequence ataatgccctgagtgggtattaaaggcagtcttccattcatctccctctcttattcggattagattgtacgcaccgcgtaggtcaatcttagaaaaaatggtggcagtacgaagctggtcaaacaagaccgaaatgagaggcagtgggtatgagtttttaatcgtgatacggttcaattccctgaagtcgatgcagggtcgcaacgaaccgtcctttttacccacgaagaagaaccccgacccaactggagactgtgaaggtctgataaatcccttagccaagttctcctgaatgtactctgccatagcctgagtctcaggacgtgacagggagtacaacctgctcttgggaggcttagcattcggcaacaaatcaatggcacagtcataggggcgatggggaggtagtacctctgcaactcttttggagaacacgtccgcaaaatctgcataacatcctggcaatcctggcaaacttagctgcgaaagcctgactggaaggctcaagcaactcctgaaacaatcagtaccccaactaagaatctccccagagacccagtcaaattggggattgtgggcccttaaccagggtaaccccaacaccaatggggcaaaagtacagacagtcacataaaaggacaatttttcagagtgtgtggctccaataaacaaagaaatctggctagtgcaagaggtaattttaccctaggataatggttccccgtttaacccacaaatctcaatttccgatgccaagggtactaagggaacagagtatttcagggcgaattggtggtccataaaaaccccgtcggccccactgtccacaaaggcctcagtcttgacagtttgaccgagaatcttcaaggtcaccggaatgataaaagtcttcttgggaaattctgacttctggcctgacaggatatttcccatcaccctcaggccctgaagttttccggcttttctgggcatgatactaccacatgacctttattcccacagtacaaacataacccctgctgtctcctccgcgtcttctcacgcgaggagaggcgggtagccccaatctgcataggctcctcggaaaattgatcagagtctgaggttcccttgggaaagaaggaaacctcggtctccctttcaagcctgcgctctctcagccgtctatccactcgaatggataactgcatgagctgatccaagctatcaggcaagggatattgtacaagttggtcttttaactggttagaaagacctcttcggtactggtgtctcagggctgggtcattccactgggtatcatgggccaacctccgaaactccgtacaataaacctcaactggccttcgccctcgcttaaggatcgaaatctgagcctcggctgaggccgtcttgtcagggtcatcatacaacatgcccagtgccgtaaaaaaaaatcaacacttttaagcgacggacagtcaggctgcaacccatatgcccagacctgtgggtctccttgtagcaaggaaatcactatgcccacccgctgaatctccgacccagaagactgaggcctaagctggaaatatagcttgcagctctccttgaaacaaaagaactgcgagcgatctccagaaaaacgatccgggagatttactttcggctccttaacccctgaaggtactgctgctgcaggagctccgccagcggcctgtgaggtgtgcattttaatggacaaatcattaaattgtcgactcaggacctgcacctgatcgaccacctgttgcaaagtattttgaggggtatgctccatattcccacaaaatttcaacaggagtattgggctgctgaatatgttatgcacaccagtgccagcaggaatgtactggcgtctgaacggtgagggatgcaaaacaaatgaactcacagacagactggggaatatgacattacatacacagaaggtgatagggtaacaaaataaacacaaagtgaacagagaagcccaaaggctaagaaactgggtgtctccctagtattaggaatgctaagatggaaagaagcgagaagtagtgatttaatacgtagagaacccgaaatgctgttgctaagggcaacagcaaaaccctaaagggttaccaacgggtgtggcagtaaactccttggtcagagatggaataatagacacaaggagagtctccacaatcctagtcctcacttgcagtgcactggttcagcttactgtcactaaactgacacctgaacaccttgcacagtgagagaggattttggcaggcaagtctgagaatacagccgcaaacttgctaggttcacagagtagcaaaagaaccccagcaggttaaacgactgactccagtcttactgctaggtctggattggcagagtgtaataccaaatcccaaggcctatttgcagtaagcaacaaacaaatacaaagtttgcacagtactagctagctttcaagaactgactaaccaacaaagattcagcagcatctgcctaacctgagaagagggtttatatagcaggtgctatccacgccccactcagacctcacagactgtgagcacaaaaaccagcaccggttcccctgccgtgcacagagcctgtaaccactgcacagcaaaagacccgaaccggagtatcagctacgctcaggttactccgctagcacttgtctcccggttgccatgacgacgtggcagcacagagcaggagaccctaacgcggcggcgcgagcagtgtcccgtcctggagacttggccggggacaatcggttcggcacgagggccagtgcCTCCGCCCGCCGGGTGGGTCGgcagaggcgcctctcccctggtcctcccatcgccggtggctggtccctccctgggcttaatacccggccggagcccccgctctccgggcttaatagtcggggaccGGCGGCACGAGCagggtcccgtcccggggacttggccggggacaatcggttcggcacgaggtccagcgcctccgccggccgggtgggtcggcggaggcacctctcccctggtcctcccatccccggtggctggtccctccctgggcttaatacccggccggagcccttgctctccgggcttaatagtcgggggccggcggctcgagcagtgtcccgtctcggggacttggccggggacaatcggttcggcacaagggccagcgcctccgccggccgggtgggtcggcggaggcgcctctcccctggtcctcccattcccggtggctggtccctccctgggcttaatactcgGCCGGAGCCcctgctctccgggcttaatagtcgggggccggcggcgcgagcagtgtcctgtcccggggacttggccggggacaatcggttcggcacgagggccagcgcctccgccggcccggtgggtcggcggaggcgcctctcccctggtcctcccgtccccggtggctggtccctccctgggcttaatacctggccggagcacccactctccgggcttaatagtcggggaccggcggcgcgagcagtgtgccATCcctggacttggccggggacattcGGTTCGAAACGAGGTCCAgctcctccgccggccgggtgggtcggcggaggcgcctctcccctggtcctcccatccccagtggctggtccctccctgggcttaatacccgtccGGAgcacccgctctccgggcttaatagtcagggactggcggcgcgagcagtgtcccgtcacggagacttggccggggacaatcggttcggcacgagggccagcgcctccgccggccgggtgggtcggcagaggcgcctctcccctggtcctcccgtccccggtggctggtccctccctgggcttaatacccggccggagcccccgctctccgggcttaatagtcgggggccggctgccccttccccagggctgaacagccggtCAACACACGCCGGCTGGCGGGTCAATGGCGGAATGCAGATACTGAACAGCCCCAGTTTGtggatttttttcccattttttggggggagggggattaTTGGGGTAAGGTTTTTATTTCTCCCCCCCCTCCCATGGGCTGGACACACCTGCTGCCGACCtatgggtttttttgttgttgttgttgttgttgttgttgttgttttttgtttttttggggggtgggcttTTTTCTCTACGCAGGCGCTGCAGCATCAGCGGATGGGGATTCTTGGCATTCCCGACGCCGCCACAATTATTTTTCCCGTGCGGGTTTTTTTTCTGGAgggggggtttgtttgtttgtggtttttcttttgttttgggatTTGTTTGGGGGGTTGGGAGGGGGAAAAGGGGGggtgctttgttcttgtttattttttggggggggtctgtttgtttttgggtgtgttgtttttcttttgttttttggggtgttttttttttttttttaggggggggggtcttgttcttgccccaggcactgcagtggcggatggggataatggacaaaccccactgccggacaaggtatttttccagtactgtttattttggggggtcttttttttgggtggggagctttttttttgtggggtggtcttgttcttgccccaagcactgcagtagcggatggggatattggacaaaccccactgccggccaatgtatttttcccgtactgtttattttggggggtctgtttgtttttgggtgtttttgtgtgtgttgtttttcttttgttttttggtttttttttgggggggggtgcttTGGTCttttttattttgggggggtctgtttgttttgggttttttggggtgtgttgtttttcttttattttggggtgtttttttttttttttggggggggggtcttgttcttgccttaggcactgcagtggcagatggggatactggacaaaccccactaccggacaaggtatttttccagtactgtttatttggggggggtgtctttttttagggggggggttgtttttcttttgttttgtttttttgtattttttgtatgggggggtcttgttcttgccccatgcactgcagtggcggatggggatactggacaaaccctgctgccggccaaggtatctttcccgtactgtttattttggggagTCCTTTTTgtggtttgaatttttttttatttttgtgtgtgtttttattaggGGGGGTTCGATTtggttttgcatgttttttttgtttttttttaccccttgtgctgcagcagtggatggggatattggacaacccagctgcactttattttattttattttttttaaactgggcagggtcaaagcacacagcatcacacactcccagaagtccttggtttgtctcccacccccagaagttcaccattatatatctctcactcccagaagtcctcggtctgttttccactcccggaagtccCTGGCTTGTTTCCTTAAGACAATGAACGCGGATGGGGCAGACAGTAAAACGGATGGCAGTGATGAAGACTATATCCCCGACTCACCTGAGTTGAGCAGTTCAAATGACAGCAGCGCGGAAGAGACATCTTTTCACAGGAGACAGGCGCTGGAAGAAGCAGAGGCTTCCTCCACAGACGGCGGCCTGAACCGACGGACACATCACGGCGTGTCAGTCCAGGTTCTTACCCAAAAAGGGGATGGTTCCAGAACATATAACAAGAAGAAAAACTTCTGCCTATGGTGTGAGAGGCCAAATTCCAAAATTGCGAGGCACGTGGAAGCCGTCCACCGCAGTGAGCCAgaggtagcaagggcactgagctttgacatgaactccagggaaaggtcagtgcagctggacctaattcgccaccggggtaactttgcacataatatcggtgttctccgcgagggcagcggtgtcctactaccttgcaagcagccggccaaagcagcagctccccaagatttcatgcactgcgcacactgccaaggtctgttctccaggcgacacctgtggcgacatgtgaagaggtgccctctTCGTAAAAGGGGTGGCCACCCCAAACCTGGTAGAACTCGGGTCCAGTCCCTGCGCACTTACGCCACACCCGTTCCGCCAGGTGTTGGCACCGGCCTGTGGAAGTTGTTCAgccaaatgaattatgatgatgtggtacctgtgatcaagggggacagctgcatcatgcagtacgggcagcacctctacaaccgactGGGGTCTGATGTCGGCAAGCACGAGTACATCCGCCAGAAGCTCCGGGAGGTGGGTCGTCTCCTGCTGCATGCGATGAAGGTCACTCCATTGCGGAGCATGGAAGATTTCATCCGCCCACCCAACTTTTTCCATGTGGTGCATTCCGTCAGGAGCCTGGCTGGCTACGATGACAAGACCAATACATATAGGGTCCCCTCGCTGGCCCTGAAGGTTGGCCACAGCTTGCAAAAGATTTCCGCCATGGTTGAGTGCCAGgcgctgatggagggcagtgccctgacagtggagagcacacggagcttcaggaaactgtacgaggcgaggtggagtgagctcatctcaactgctgccctgaagaccctacgagagataaaaggaatgccccactcctcctacccttcactgacgacgtgaagcgattgaacctgtacctccttgactgGCAGTGGGAGTACTTGGATGGGTTATCTGCCCACCCTTCTGCAAAGCAGTGGTCAATGCTGGCCAAGGTCACCCTCACACAGTTGatcctcttcaaccgcaggagggaaggtgaggtgtcCAAGATGCGGCTATCCTCATTTGAATCACGGCACACAGCTGACCTGCAGGGTGACATGGCCCAGGCCCTCTCTGAGATGGAGAAGGCTCTCTGTCACCACTTCATCCGTATTGAGATACCTGGTAAAAGAGGCAGGAAGGTTCCCGTCCTGTTATCCACATGCATGCAGAAAGCCATGGAGCTCCTGACCGAGAAGAGGgcagagtgtggtgtcacccctgacaatttctacatgtttgccaggccagccgccttatcacacttcaggggatccgactgcatttgtctctatgcccgggagtgtggggccaagcatcccgaagcactgtcctttacccgcctccggaagcatgtagccaccctttccagggtcctcaacctaaGCGACACCGAGATGGACCAGCTAGCCAATTTTCTCGGACATGACATACGGGTGCATCGACAGTATTACCGTCTTCCAGAAAGTACCCTGCAGctggccaagttaagcaagctctttgtggccctggagcaagggagaatggctgagttcaggggccgcagtctggaggagatctccattgatccagatGGTAAGTATCACTGGACGAGTGTCTCCAGGGACTGATACTGTAAGTGGGCTGGTATGACGGGGTTTACTGTCTTTCTCTATTTCCAGAACCAATCCAGGTGGCaagtgatgactctggggatgagccagagaggcaagccagcgaggtgacagtggtgcacaccgagaaagaagcacacagtgtggcagtggagggagccattcctaaaggtgggtgcaaccttccatgctggtgagggggggggggggttggtgggggggtggccttggctggtgatggctttgcagggtgactgacctttcctctcccacaaaggtgacagCAGAGGTGCTAAGAGAAAACCATGGACCTCAGCGGAAGTCAGAGCcattgaaagacacatcatgcggttcatccactcctgcaaggttccgggcaagaaggattgtgatgcgtgcctacgggctgaaacccaagcactgaaggctcggaactggctttcAATTAAATTCTACATAAAGAACAGAATAACTGCGATAATGAGAAAGAAcatgaactaaataaataaataagtaaacaaacacatgCATCCATACACAaatgaataaattaataaataaatcaatacataataaaatgtgggtgcCATTGCACCCGTTGTCCACCTGGGGGGAGGGTGTCACACATAAATTGATCCATATATTATGTCCCCATGGTCCCCTCCCAGGCCACGCATGCCCGCACCCTCTGTCCCCTTGCACAGGCTACAGGCTGGGCCCTTCCAGGGGTAAGGGAAATGGTGTCCCCGTGAGGGATGTTCCATACATGGGTCCCGATGAGGTCACaaaaacaagtgtgtgtgtgtgtgtgtgtgtgtgtgtgtgtgtgtgtgtgtgagagttgtgcagtgttagtggaggagtgtgttgtttgtattttttttttctgtgttaattgttgaaccacacaattatgtctgaatcagaggtggctgaggtgagtgaggtggagggtgtgagtgagggggaggaggttggtcaggtggaggaggtgagtgagagtgaggttagtgaggttgaggaggtgggtgaggttactgcagcagcctcaagtgatagtgacagtcagacagctccgcagccacgcaccactactaagactgggcggaatgtacagtttagttatgctgaaaatgtggcattggtgcgggagctgatgaagtgtcAGCGACAGCAATTTggacctgagtccgccaaggtgccaacacggaagaagacggtgttgtgggcgaaagttgttgctgctgtaaatagtgagggggtggtcaagcggacggaggacacatgcctcaaacggtactatgacataaagcgacgtgtcaagtccaaaatggccaaggaggcgaagtcggctcgcaaaaccggtggtggacagccctatattgccagatatctggactatgaggagcccatgcagagtttaTTACCTCCTGAATTGTGTCTGCAATCCATGAccgtgattccgatctgcccaggaaggatggtgagcaagtgtatttgtcttaacattctattacattatTTCTTTCGTTATTTTTTGgggaaatgtgtgtcatgtgacgttgcatattactcccatcttcatgtgtgcgtcggcaaatacattgttttgggtaatgttttctacaaaagtcaatgtaacatagtactttattgtatgtcatgtggtttttttacagtacattttgcatgtgtagtttggacttggtgtgtcattgaattgtccagcaataatgtttaccTTTTGCACATTTGTcagtttgcaagttggcctatgtttttgatttcagttatccatgtgcaatgtttgaaaatcagtggttgacatgttagaggatggagtagtgcaaagtggctttgaagccagttacatgtgtaatttcattagtactgtatgtaatcttgtttaagacaacCCCACCTTTTTTTTTTGGACTatttagagtctgtatttgtatcctgacacaacactgcagacttagttaccataCTATTATGCTTGTTTTTTTTAATGTTGGTTtgttttttggctcatattgtgctaatgtgtgtttggagtgccacatcacagagcattttctagaTTGCTTCTTTCATTAATTACATAACATTTTTTAAATGAAGATGTCTGTGCTTTGGCTTGTTAGTTAGTTGTATTAGTAATTGTGGGCCAGCTTTATTCagcctggtaaagtgataaagtggaagttgataaattaccaaccaatcaggtcataacttccatgttacaggctgggtttgcaaaatgacacttaggagctgattggctggtgctttatctccttccactttatcacttcaccaggcttaattgaTCTGGCCCTGtgccctatgtctgtgtcctgtactttatttcctgtgttgcactttccatagtgcatatggctattggccaatgtgtgtgtttgttaaATTATTTTATGGTTTTGTTCAGAAATTATTTCCACATAAATAAGCATCTATTTTTgaaagatttaatgtttataaacataatgggtggatgtatcaacaatagcatgaataaattagttattttatttgtttcattatttacagtgttgaaaaaaaagcagtactggtcggcctacagtcactcccatgacatctgatgatgacgaCGCtgcgaagcaggtaaagtgtccattgtagtataggttatgtttataaaggaatggccataacaaaagtacactttaaatcctaggtccatcaaaagaagtcttgagcagcagaaggcggactcctgtagcacaccaaacaataatacatgtggcaacaaagaaagcaaggtctgatgtccaatcacaaccacagcagtctaccccgccacaaagattgtctacagtttcttcggtcccaccactccaaattttggtcacacctccaagacgccaaccacactcccctcatcttgattgtgagtaagaaactgtaatgatttTAAAAATTactcatctcataataatccatttaattaaactaattaactctaaattccacaaaatctgctatacttaccgataaaaaaaaacatcaaatggattctgCGCAAAATGGCCTTgttcacatccagtaaagatatgtctgtccacttcagccatacagcagcagattgtgcggaagatgctgcaacataaacacatgtgtaagcgtggcaaatagtaaggtttttttcatcaatttcacttatgtgtttgtcgtaacattgacaccaacatgccaaaacattactatgtttctgttttaaacactataaggcaacacattatgatttaaagtgtgtttttatggtggagtatgtctgatctatcatacaactcatgtgcttgctttaagaatgaagtaaccagacacatttgccacaaacaggaatatgtctgtatttaagttctgagtgatgatgttgctatgctggatatctgaaagcaccatttaaatacatgtgtccCATGTTTATTGCTTTGCTTTAATTTCCATATGTCTAACTAATGCCAAAATGgatctaattccagattctagtactggtaccagcatcccgacGCAACAGcaacaacacagtgacatggatgagacaatcatgttacaaatgcagccattaatcaaaggaatcagccacccagcacctgtgagtacaccaccacagcaaagcactccaccaccacaacacagcctgacaacaccagtagcacaaggccctgatcaagtgttttgggacagttgggctacacagcaggccactaatcaagattacctgtgtaggcagacccaaatttttgctaacctatcatctcacctcagaagaatcagcagaaatatcagtagccaaaatgaaccaaccaccagaattgccaataccatggaaatcatgcgtgcagacattacacatgtcatgggcaacttacaaagcataatggaagaacagcatagacaacagcaaagctacatcaacatcttagaaaaaaatcaaatgatcaatgaatctatcaccagaattttagagaatcaaaatgctgcaacacgtgaacttaatgccaccctcactaacctcaatgaaacactcagatcccagcaccaacagcaaccaagcagcagttctggtacgactactcctattctatcgccagtgtcctcaacaccaaggcgctccaccagagcacgccaacacgacagtggtaaaggcaaagaccAGTCCAAACAGccaaccccaaaaaaataaaaaatagagacaccgatttctgtatagagaagaaaataatcacagttagtaagtgtaggtttgtctCAATATATATTACACTTAGCACCTTGTTAATTTgttgaacatcattaattataaaggtttcaaacaacaacaggattttttgtcaacacatttattctttaccatctttgtatttttttggaggaggaaaaagtaatttgatctgcacattgatcgtagcatgcagtaacaagaccacttgatttttgtctaatcattactctttctagattccaatcattctcatatcttgcaggcagactaattttggcagccatgcagaatgtctttagcatgcagtaagaagaccacttgatttttttctaaacattactctttctagattccaatcattctcatatcttgcaggcagactaattggcagccatgcagaatgtctttagcatgcagtaacaagaccacttgatttttttctaatcattactctttctagattaggcagactaattggcagccatgcagattcatccatgaccaatacaacttacaatgtgatttttaactcttttacatttcttctctagacgacattacaagaataacacaactgAGTTGCCTAAAAAGGTACTAATATGTTGT encodes:
- the LOC135051057 gene encoding uncharacterized protein LOC135051057, producing MDETIMLQMQPLIKGISHPAPVSTPPQQSTPPPQHSLTTPVAQGPDQVFWDSWATQQATNQDYLCRQTQIFANLSSHLRRISRNISSQNEPTTRIANTMEIMRADITHVMGNLQSIMEEQHRQQQSYINILEKNQMINESITRILENQNAATRELNATLTNLNETLRSQHQQQPSSSSGTTTPILSPVSSTPRRSTRARQHDSGKGKDQSKQPTPKK